The nucleotide sequence TTCCCAGTCTTCTTCGCCACATCCATCCTCGATAGAGTCGATAGGATATTTCTCGGTCAATTCTGCAAGGTAAGCCACTTGCTCTTCCCTATTTCTAGCTACACCACCTTCACCTTCAAACTTCTTGTAGTCATAAACTCCGTCCACAAAGAATTCAGAAGCTGCACAGTCAAGAGCAATAGTGATATCAGATCCAGCTTTATAACCAGCTTTAGAGATGGCATCTAAAATACACTCTAGTGCCTCTTCAGTACCGCCAGAGAAGTTTGGAGCAAATCCTCCTTCATCACCAACAGCTGTACTCAAACCTTTGTCATGAAGGATTTTCTTAAGGTGATGAAAAATCTCAGCTCCCATTCTGATGGCTTCAGAGAAATCAGCAGCACCTACTGGACGAATCATAAACTCTTGGAATGCAATAGGAGCATCAGAGTGAGATCCACCATTGATGATATTCATCATCGGAACGGGAAGGGTTTTGGCATTAGTACCTCCTACATACCTAAACAAAGGTAAACCAAGGTCATCTGCTGCTGCTTTGGCTACTGCCAAAGAAACACCCAATATTGCATTGGCTCCCAACTTAGATTTAGTATCTGTACCATCCAATTTGATCATCAAATCATCAATGCCTCTTTGGTCAAAAACAGACTGTCCGATCAATTCTGGCTGGATAATTTCATTTACATTTTCAACAGCTTTCAAAACACCTTTACCTAGGTATTTACTTTTATCACCGTCACGAAGCTCAACTGCCTCATTCACACCTGTAGAAGCTCCACTTGGAACAGCTGCTCTACCAAATGCACCACTGTCAGTTAATACGTCTACTTCTACTGTAGGATTTCCACGAGAATCTAAAATCTGTCTCGCATGAATTGCTTGAATCAATGTCATAATTCTAAAAGGTTTATAGGTTGTTCTATTAGTTTTTGATTGAAGAGATGAAGTCATCAAACAAGTACCTGGAATCGTGAGGTCCAGGAGAAGACTCTGGGTGATACTGAACAGAAAATACTGGTCTATCCTTCAATTTAATTCCAGCTACTGTCTGGTCATTAAGATGAATATGTGTAATTTCAAGGGCATCATTTTCATCTATATCTTTTTTGGTCACCACAAAACCATGATTTTGGGAAGTAATTTCACTCTTACCTGTAATCAGGTTTTTGATAGGATGATTTAATCCCCTATGCCCATGGTGCATCTTATAAGTCGATACATTACAAGCTCTAGCTATGATTTGATGTCCAAGACAAATGCCAAATACAGGCTTATCCAAGTCCA is from Echinicola marina and encodes:
- the eno gene encoding phosphopyruvate hydratase; the protein is MTLIQAIHARQILDSRGNPTVEVDVLTDSGAFGRAAVPSGASTGVNEAVELRDGDKSKYLGKGVLKAVENVNEIIQPELIGQSVFDQRGIDDLMIKLDGTDTKSKLGANAILGVSLAVAKAAADDLGLPLFRYVGGTNAKTLPVPMMNIINGGSHSDAPIAFQEFMIRPVGAADFSEAIRMGAEIFHHLKKILHDKGLSTAVGDEGGFAPNFSGGTEEALECILDAISKAGYKAGSDITIALDCAASEFFVDGVYDYKKFEGEGGVARNREEQVAYLAELTEKYPIDSIEDGCGEEDWEGWAMLTAKIGDKVQLVGDDLFVTNVKFLKRGIEEKSANSILIKVNQIGTLTETLDAIELAHKAGFTAVMSHRSGETEDSTIADLAVACNTGQIKTGSASRSDRMAKYNQLLRIEELLAESAYFPGK